A DNA window from Flammeovirga agarivorans contains the following coding sequences:
- a CDS encoding alpha/beta hydrolase-fold protein → MSYDTYNKITTDQYYKEVEQYYYSHFLQREVKLSIFLPKIDREKPFKALFVNDGQDMEAVGMLSTLNYLYDLKMIGPMVVIGIHCSPSRIDEYGCIDAADYMNRGDKAEPYSRFVVEELISFIRKEHNITTNPQGVSFAGFSLGGLSALDIAWHYPNHFSKVGVFSGSFWWRDKPAEGEYNDDIDRIMHRTIQNSSKREGMKFWLQTGTHDETSDRNNNGIIDSIDDTLDIIRDLKSIGYNEDSDITYVEINEGEHNFYTWSAVLPSFLTWLFDKSHKVEISSQQKLARRRHTSWFQLNALAEAPEVDIIKISDRFDIPQLGKKRAVWALLPKGWESYKERYPVMYLHDAQNLFDKNAPYGMWGIHQSLSEMIKNDQKMMVIAIDHGEEERIKEFSPFELDKKQSGGAKKYINFIIDTLVPYINRNFPSKQGREFSGIGGSSMGGLVSLFSGLYRPESFKKYMIFSPSLWYSKNIYSFAQRVTPSYPSDIYFYSGGQESENLIDEINLLREILVERGFSKNNLPFSICQEADHSEAAWGKEFPKAMQKLFFES, encoded by the coding sequence ATGAGTTACGACACTTATAACAAGATTACAACGGATCAATACTATAAAGAGGTAGAACAGTATTACTATTCTCATTTCTTACAAAGAGAGGTAAAACTGAGTATTTTTCTCCCAAAAATAGATAGAGAAAAGCCTTTTAAGGCTCTATTTGTTAACGATGGACAAGATATGGAAGCTGTAGGAATGTTATCTACACTTAACTATCTGTACGACCTCAAAATGATTGGGCCAATGGTAGTCATTGGTATTCACTGTAGTCCTAGCAGAATTGATGAATATGGGTGTATTGATGCTGCCGATTATATGAACCGTGGTGACAAGGCAGAGCCCTACTCAAGATTTGTTGTTGAGGAATTGATTTCGTTTATCAGAAAAGAGCATAACATAACGACGAATCCGCAAGGAGTTTCATTTGCAGGTTTTTCTTTAGGTGGATTATCTGCTTTAGATATAGCATGGCATTATCCAAACCATTTCTCTAAAGTGGGTGTATTTTCGGGATCTTTCTGGTGGAGAGACAAACCTGCAGAAGGAGAATATAATGATGATATTGACCGTATTATGCACAGAACAATTCAGAATTCTTCAAAAAGAGAAGGAATGAAATTCTGGTTGCAAACAGGTACTCATGACGAAACATCCGATAGAAATAACAATGGAATTATCGATTCTATTGATGACACTTTGGATATCATTAGAGATCTTAAGAGTATCGGATACAATGAAGACAGTGATATTACCTATGTCGAAATAAATGAGGGTGAACATAACTTCTATACCTGGTCGGCAGTTCTTCCTAGCTTTCTAACTTGGTTATTTGACAAAAGCCATAAAGTAGAAATTTCTTCACAACAGAAATTAGCTCGTCGGAGGCATACTTCATGGTTTCAGCTCAATGCTTTGGCAGAGGCTCCGGAAGTGGATATCATCAAAATAAGTGATCGATTTGATATTCCTCAATTAGGAAAAAAGAGAGCTGTTTGGGCATTGCTACCCAAAGGTTGGGAATCTTATAAAGAGCGATATCCTGTAATGTATCTCCATGATGCTCAAAACCTTTTTGATAAAAATGCACCTTATGGAATGTGGGGTATTCATCAAAGTTTATCAGAAATGATAAAAAATGATCAGAAAATGATGGTTATTGCCATCGATCATGGTGAAGAAGAAAGAATAAAAGAGTTCTCCCCTTTTGAACTTGATAAAAAGCAAAGTGGAGGAGCAAAAAAATACATCAATTTCATTATCGATACATTAGTACCTTATATCAATAGAAACTTCCCTTCTAAACAAGGAAGAGAGTTTAGTGGTATAGGTGGAAGCTCTATGGGAGGTCTTGTTTCCTTATTTTCAGGATTATATAGACCTGAATCATTCAAGAAATACATGATTTTCTCTCCATCGTTGTGGTATTCCAAGAACATTTATAGTTTTGCACAAAGAGTTACCCCTTCTTATCCTTCTGATATCTATTTTTATTCAGGTGGACAAGAAAGTGAAAACTTAATTGATGAAATTAACCTATTAAGAGAGATTCTTGTCGAAAGAGGTTTCTCTAAAAATAACCTGCCTTTTTCTATTTGCCAAGAAGCAGATCATTCTGAAGCTGCCTGGGGCAAAGAGTTTCCAAAGGCGATGCAAAAACTGTTTTTTGAATCGTAA
- a CDS encoding ATP-grasp domain-containing protein yields the protein MKKIGILFGKERSFPQAFIDKVNEIAPKGIMAEAVSIDKVVQGEASDYAVIIDRISQDVPFYRAFLKNAASAGTAVINNPFWWSADEKFFNNALAKKVGVPVPNTVLLPSNQWPEDTNQDSFTNLAFPMDWENIFEYIGFPAYMKPFDGGGWRDVYKVTSPQDLFEKHAKTGRLVMLLQEEIKFTEYFRCYCLGGKHVHIMPYAPENPHHLRYVVDQEQPTDPKLLKTIEEYVIKLNQALGYDFNTVEFAIRDGIPYAIDFCNPAPDAGLESVGPENFKWIVENAAKYAIERAEAQVPGENNLTWGTYVQDSIKESLSNAPVVKKTAAKKAPAKKTTTKRTATAKKATAAKTTTKKATAKKTTRAKKEPVLA from the coding sequence ATGAAAAAAATTGGTATCCTCTTTGGGAAAGAGCGTAGCTTTCCTCAGGCTTTTATTGACAAAGTAAATGAGATCGCTCCTAAAGGTATTATGGCTGAAGCTGTTTCTATTGATAAAGTAGTTCAAGGTGAAGCAAGTGACTATGCTGTAATCATCGACAGAATTTCTCAAGATGTTCCTTTCTATCGTGCTTTCTTAAAGAATGCTGCAAGTGCAGGTACTGCAGTAATTAACAATCCATTCTGGTGGAGTGCTGATGAAAAATTCTTCAACAACGCATTAGCGAAGAAAGTAGGTGTACCTGTTCCTAACACTGTTCTTTTGCCATCTAACCAATGGCCTGAAGACACAAATCAAGACTCTTTTACAAACTTGGCATTCCCAATGGATTGGGAAAATATTTTTGAATATATCGGCTTCCCAGCTTATATGAAACCATTTGATGGTGGTGGTTGGAGAGACGTGTACAAAGTGACAAGTCCTCAAGATCTTTTTGAAAAACATGCTAAAACAGGTCGTTTGGTAATGTTATTACAAGAAGAGATCAAATTTACAGAATACTTCCGTTGTTATTGTTTAGGTGGTAAGCATGTACACATCATGCCATATGCACCTGAAAATCCACATCATTTACGTTATGTTGTAGATCAAGAACAACCAACTGATCCTAAATTGTTAAAAACAATTGAAGAGTATGTAATCAAACTTAACCAAGCTTTAGGTTATGATTTCAATACTGTTGAATTTGCGATCAGAGATGGTATTCCATATGCTATTGATTTCTGTAATCCGGCTCCAGATGCTGGTTTAGAATCAGTAGGTCCTGAAAACTTTAAGTGGATTGTAGAGAACGCTGCGAAGTATGCTATTGAAAGAGCTGAGGCTCAAGTACCAGGAGAAAACAACTTAACTTGGGGTACTTATGTTCAAGATAGCATTAAAGAATCTTTATCAAATGCACCAGTAGTAAAGAAAACAGCTGCCAAAAAAGCACCTGCAAAGAAAACTACTACAAAAAGAACAGCTACAGCTAAAAAAGCTACAGCTGCTAAGACAACGACAAAAAAGGCAACTGCCAAAAAAACAACAAGAGCTAAGAAAGAGCCTGTATTGGCTTAA
- a CDS encoding carboxylate-amine ligase encodes MSKKFTLGIEEEFQTVCMDDLSLKAHLYEILDQDKAYFAEHVKPEMHKAVLEVGTHICENIDEARQDVIRLRNMAAQMAADQNQYIAAAGTHPFSSWTEQLMTDDPRYNQIVNELQDAARSNLIFGMHIHVGIEDRNQALHLMNQARYFLPHIFAFSTNSPFWEGRNTGYNSYRTKVFDKFPRTGIPEYFESAAKYDEYVEMLKITNCIDNAKKIWWDIRMHPFYNTIEFRICDVQMTTEETVAIAALVQAIVAKLDKLMRQNLSFRNYSRSLINENKWRAARYGMEDKLIDFGKKKEVFSKQLMLEIIDFVDDVIDGLGSREVIEGIPALLEKGTGSKRQLEIFEQTNDLKAVARYIVEETNKDLDVQLPWLVEEKQKELIVA; translated from the coding sequence ATGAGTAAGAAATTTACATTAGGTATCGAGGAGGAATTCCAAACGGTATGCATGGACGATCTTTCATTAAAAGCACACCTGTATGAAATCCTTGATCAAGACAAAGCTTACTTTGCAGAACATGTTAAGCCCGAAATGCACAAAGCAGTACTAGAAGTAGGTACTCATATTTGTGAAAATATAGATGAGGCGAGACAAGATGTGATTCGACTACGAAATATGGCAGCTCAAATGGCTGCAGATCAAAATCAATATATTGCAGCAGCAGGTACTCATCCATTTTCATCATGGACAGAGCAGCTGATGACAGATGACCCTCGTTACAATCAAATTGTAAATGAACTACAAGATGCAGCAAGATCCAATCTAATATTTGGGATGCATATTCATGTTGGGATAGAGGATCGTAATCAAGCACTTCATTTAATGAATCAGGCAAGGTATTTCTTACCTCACATATTTGCTTTTTCAACCAATTCACCTTTCTGGGAAGGACGTAACACAGGTTACAATTCTTACAGAACAAAAGTATTTGATAAGTTTCCTCGTACAGGTATTCCAGAATATTTTGAATCTGCAGCAAAATACGATGAGTATGTGGAAATGCTAAAAATCACCAATTGCATTGATAATGCTAAGAAAATTTGGTGGGATATCCGTATGCATCCATTCTATAACACGATTGAGTTTAGAATTTGTGATGTTCAGATGACGACCGAAGAAACTGTAGCCATAGCAGCCTTAGTACAAGCAATTGTTGCGAAATTAGATAAACTAATGCGTCAGAATCTTTCATTTAGAAATTATAGCCGTTCACTGATTAATGAAAATAAGTGGAGAGCAGCTCGTTATGGTATGGAGGATAAACTGATTGATTTCGGTAAGAAAAAAGAAGTTTTTTCGAAACAACTAATGTTAGAAATTATCGATTTCGTTGATGATGTGATCGATGGGTTAGGAAGCCGTGAAGTAATTGAAGGTATTCCTGCTCTATTGGAAAAAGGTACTGGATCAAAACGTCAGTTAGAAATATTTGAACAAACTAACGATTTAAAGGCAGTAGCAAGATACATTGTTGAAGAAACAAATAAAGATCTTGATGTTCAGTTACCTTGGTTAGTTGAAGAAAAGCAAAAAGAATTAATCGTCGCTTAA
- a CDS encoding type 1 glutamine amidotransferase → MNRLRLAIIDMYNKFPNEGMRCIKEIVEEKKENLSYKIYDLRAEGQLPDDSYDIYISSGGPGDPSENEGWEDQYFDLLEKLWNHNLTSERKKYVFFICHSFQMASRFFKLGTLSPRNSTAFGAMSVHKTKEGKTDPILSALENIFYVIDSRDYQLLDITEEQLNRIGAQIVCLEKKRPHTTYQRAVMAIRYSEEFFGTQFHPEAEAASLLKFFGKEEQRKTITEKYGEEKYNNLIDVLEDPDRINLADRPIISTFLNIAIEKLQEVSTI, encoded by the coding sequence ATGAACCGTTTAAGGTTAGCAATTATCGATATGTATAACAAATTCCCAAATGAGGGTATGCGTTGTATCAAAGAAATTGTTGAAGAGAAAAAAGAGAATCTTTCTTACAAAATTTATGACCTTAGAGCAGAAGGTCAGTTACCAGACGATTCTTACGATATATATATATCTTCGGGTGGACCTGGAGATCCATCAGAAAATGAAGGGTGGGAAGATCAGTACTTTGATTTATTAGAAAAGTTATGGAACCATAACCTAACGAGTGAAAGAAAAAAGTATGTGTTCTTTATCTGTCATTCTTTCCAAATGGCGAGTAGATTCTTCAAATTGGGAACATTATCACCAAGAAATTCTACTGCTTTTGGAGCGATGAGTGTCCATAAAACAAAGGAAGGTAAAACCGATCCTATATTATCAGCGCTAGAAAATATCTTTTATGTTATTGATTCTAGAGATTATCAATTACTTGATATTACGGAAGAGCAGTTAAATAGAATTGGTGCTCAAATTGTTTGTTTGGAGAAAAAAAGACCTCATACTACTTACCAAAGGGCTGTAATGGCCATTAGGTATTCAGAGGAATTTTTTGGCACTCAATTTCACCCAGAAGCTGAAGCTGCAAGCCTATTAAAATTCTTTGGTAAAGAGGAGCAAAGAAAAACAATAACGGAGAAATACGGAGAAGAAAAATACAACAATTTAATTGATGTATTAGAAGACCCTGATAGGATTAATCTGGCGGATCGACCTATTATTTCTACATTTTTAAATATAGCCATCGAAAAACTTCAAGAAGTAAGTACAATATGA
- a CDS encoding ATP-grasp domain-containing protein: MITELREKFNDKYSSENYEKLNSYFTDKFGDEVGFRMCETPIFFPKAFVGRLKQACDDVVSVLKRPDFKSITEEAIPKNCYVPNEDEHTNFLAVDFAVCKNDQDELIPQMIELQGFPSIFAFNIFKQQGYKEVFGLEENLSPYFTKSQDDYIQKLSNVILGGHDKENVILLEIFPEKQHTKVDFAATKEVFGIETVCITKVIKEGKHLFYRNDKGEKVHIKRIYNRLIFDEIDRWEPLDLQFRLTDTDVDVEWAGHPNWFFRISKSLMPYLESEYVPETRFLSSYDKYPSDLENYVLKPLYSFAGAGVVFNVESHHLEAIAQEEKHNYILQKKINYAPIVKAADEGDVKLEVRMMFTWADNQEKPELIINLCRLSRGEMIGVKYNKNKTFVGASIGFMEAE, from the coding sequence ATGATCACTGAATTAAGAGAAAAATTTAATGATAAATACTCTTCTGAGAACTATGAAAAATTGAATTCATATTTCACAGATAAGTTTGGAGATGAAGTAGGGTTTAGAATGTGTGAAACACCAATTTTCTTTCCAAAGGCATTTGTAGGTAGATTAAAACAAGCATGTGATGATGTTGTTAGTGTTTTAAAAAGACCAGATTTTAAATCTATCACTGAAGAAGCTATTCCAAAAAATTGTTATGTACCTAATGAGGATGAGCATACTAATTTTTTAGCCGTTGATTTTGCCGTTTGTAAAAACGATCAAGACGAGTTAATACCTCAGATGATCGAGTTGCAAGGATTTCCTTCAATTTTTGCTTTTAATATATTTAAGCAGCAAGGGTATAAAGAGGTATTTGGTTTAGAAGAAAACTTATCACCTTACTTCACAAAGTCACAAGACGATTATATTCAAAAATTGTCAAACGTAATTTTAGGAGGACATGATAAGGAAAATGTTATTCTGCTAGAGATCTTCCCTGAAAAACAACATACAAAAGTTGATTTTGCTGCTACCAAAGAAGTATTTGGAATTGAGACAGTTTGTATCACCAAAGTAATTAAAGAAGGAAAACATCTTTTTTATCGAAATGATAAAGGAGAGAAGGTTCATATAAAAAGGATCTATAATCGATTAATTTTTGATGAAATTGATAGATGGGAACCATTAGACCTTCAATTCAGGTTAACCGATACCGATGTTGATGTAGAATGGGCAGGGCATCCTAACTGGTTTTTTAGAATCTCTAAAAGTTTGATGCCTTATCTAGAAAGTGAATACGTACCTGAAACGAGGTTCCTTTCATCGTATGATAAATACCCATCCGATTTAGAGAATTATGTTTTAAAACCACTCTACTCTTTTGCTGGAGCAGGGGTAGTTTTTAATGTAGAATCACATCATTTAGAGGCTATCGCACAAGAGGAAAAGCATAATTATATTTTACAGAAAAAGATCAATTATGCTCCAATTGTCAAAGCTGCAGATGAAGGAGATGTAAAGTTAGAGGTCCGAATGATGTTTACTTGGGCTGATAATCAAGAAAAACCTGAACTTATTATTAACCTTTGCCGTTTAAGTAGAGGTGAAATGATCGGGGTGAAGTACAACAAAAACAAAACATTTGTTGGTGCTAGCATCGGTTTTATGGAAGCAGAGTAA
- a CDS encoding LrgB family protein produces MTELINHLFESETFALAATLGLFILFEAIYQKLKTPLLNPVLLTILCLIVVLKYSDVPYETYQKNTHMIHFMLGPSVVALGVLLYEQLHTIGKNAIAILSATFIGSVMGVVSVIIVAKLFGADYDLIVSMAPKSVTTPIAMGVSLQNGGIPSMTAVFVIIVGILGATVGPIVIEKVGIKKPIAKGLSMGTCAHGIGTAAAIQMGVLEGAISGLSIGLMGIFTALVTPALLELFF; encoded by the coding sequence ATGACGGAGCTAATTAATCATTTGTTTGAAAGTGAGACCTTTGCGTTGGCAGCTACATTAGGTCTATTTATTTTATTTGAAGCCATCTATCAGAAATTAAAGACCCCTCTATTAAACCCTGTATTATTGACGATCTTATGTTTAATAGTGGTTTTAAAATATTCAGATGTTCCTTATGAGACTTACCAGAAAAACACCCATATGATTCATTTTATGTTGGGGCCTTCTGTTGTAGCATTGGGAGTCTTATTATATGAACAATTACACACTATTGGTAAGAATGCCATTGCAATTCTTTCTGCAACATTTATTGGCAGTGTAATGGGTGTTGTAAGTGTAATCATCGTTGCAAAACTATTTGGTGCCGATTATGATCTTATTGTTTCAATGGCACCAAAATCTGTCACTACTCCAATTGCCATGGGAGTATCACTACAAAATGGCGGTATCCCTTCCATGACGGCTGTTTTTGTAATCATTGTTGGAATTCTAGGAGCTACCGTTGGACCGATTGTCATTGAAAAAGTTGGTATTAAGAAACCCATTGCAAAGGGTTTATCAATGGGTACTTGTGCACATGGAATTGGAACTGCAGCAGCTATTCAAATGGGTGTATTAGAAGGAGCTATCAGCGGATTGTCCATTGGTTTAATGGGTATATTTACCGCATTGGTCACTCCTGCTTTATTAGAACTTTTCTTCTAA
- a CDS encoding CidA/LrgA family protein, with protein sequence MIRGFMLILVMLSLGTLINEITDLPIPGNVIGMIILFICLYTKIIPYDWVKDAAHSLTRRMSLFFIPAGVGMMNYLDLLSENWLMITVVIVVSMFAVMFSAGWTGQLLGKKDEDYDGAN encoded by the coding sequence ATGATAAGAGGATTTATGTTGATCCTAGTGATGCTTTCTTTGGGTACACTAATCAATGAAATAACAGACTTACCCATTCCAGGCAATGTGATTGGAATGATAATACTATTCATTTGTCTATATACTAAAATTATACCTTATGATTGGGTAAAAGATGCGGCACATTCTTTAACTAGACGAATGTCTCTATTCTTTATTCCCGCTGGTGTGGGTATGATGAATTACCTGGATCTTCTCTCTGAAAATTGGTTAATGATTACCGTTGTTATTGTTGTAAGTATGTTTGCTGTTATGTTCTCCGCAGGTTGGACAGGACAATTATTAGGAAAAAAAGACGAAGACTATGACGGAGCTAATTAA
- a CDS encoding CHAT domain-containing protein — MKVRFIFLFISFFIIKQHTFADGPWLFSNLHTNDNSAGISDFIYQLVHQGKILKAQNECLQWIEESKKKFGDDNIQLVIPYTVTSEIFISARYYNHALDFLDEALRIIEISSGWMYPDYGIVLNYKVFALIQLGEYEKAESLLNEVEIIYTKTLGENHPDYNATNINWALLYQGLMRYDVSLSYFKRAMTFNKDMAFDKRNHMAVNNQWINVLLAKLYLDRHEYENAQKLLKDTEAFFDKNNRTTGVLYAELMYRLGDLHFYNNELSIALHYYNKYQKVSQKMLGDHNILTNNANFKLATVYKRQNYFNNAIPLFETVIKKYNKHDDDVNKYAQAILSLADIYICQGHYNKAKSLLDLTDDIEYNKAQVQYYHLRLKGSLAMYKGDFINAEKFLLEMMAFVELKAKHYSPQYTEAVISLVELSIILGRVNTVTDVVRKELNYLEKENLTHTIYYQKLQLAHIRIQLSLGKYEKQYGELETIYDNTRKITGNNHYSNIKNFFLKGIIAEKNKQFDLAINFYDSADHISEQLEIIPKEYHRLHIINARALIYLNENNYLNALKEYQRLENVFSKNSVYYPSIQARLAYVHSLNGNNKLAEDIIIKATQNRLNQFDQKLKFTSEDEKINFIHNNKDVFIFFNSIMMHNEGVQSQKMINQCYNIQLNYRKFFLTEEIKRKNRIRSFGNYRTQLHFTDYAYDLAVKRSQLSAANFFTKQERDSLHFDPFEQVQQINNLEKSIVYASADIKDSVQYTKAIKWESIKNNLSEGEVAIEIIKLKNIDSTKDYYGALLLSSEAKNPKFVVLNNADLLENEGLNSFSNSIYENSRSFKLKIKNASSPPYEHFWLPIKNKLKELNWTAEKIYLSNDGIFNTININVLKNPETEKYVIEEDNISIVTSTASIKKTNTVHFNQKKIVLMGNPIFSDLKREQLLNQRGSHNTIDEVGYDFHLPQLPGTEKEVISSSIIFKKEGWDVTLLTQETASEKQLKNLGFSPTILHIATHGFYLEKLRNPVSNNSLLKSGLFFSEISKRKKTPIQLIFDQGNDGILTAYEVKNLDLHNTELLVLSACQTGLSDLSEGDGISGLQYAFSIAGVKSIIMSLWSVDDEATQQLMKSFYEEWFKTKDKTKAFQNAQILLKKKFPEPYYWGAFVMVN; from the coding sequence ATGAAAGTGAGATTCATTTTTCTTTTTATATCGTTTTTCATCATAAAGCAACATACCTTCGCTGACGGTCCATGGCTGTTTTCGAATTTACATACCAACGATAATTCGGCAGGGATATCAGATTTTATTTATCAATTGGTTCATCAGGGCAAAATACTTAAAGCACAAAATGAGTGTCTTCAATGGATTGAGGAATCAAAAAAGAAATTTGGAGATGATAATATACAGTTAGTCATTCCATATACCGTAACTTCCGAAATATTTATATCTGCTAGATATTACAATCACGCCTTGGACTTTCTAGATGAAGCCTTACGTATCATAGAAATTTCCTCCGGTTGGATGTACCCTGATTATGGAATCGTTTTAAATTATAAAGTCTTCGCCTTAATACAGTTAGGAGAATATGAAAAAGCTGAAAGCCTTCTTAATGAAGTAGAGATTATCTACACAAAAACGTTGGGAGAAAATCATCCGGATTATAATGCCACTAACATCAATTGGGCTTTATTGTATCAAGGTTTAATGAGATATGATGTCAGTTTATCTTATTTCAAAAGAGCCATGACTTTTAATAAAGATATGGCATTTGATAAGAGGAATCATATGGCAGTCAATAATCAATGGATCAATGTGTTGTTGGCTAAGCTTTATCTAGACAGACATGAATATGAAAATGCTCAAAAACTACTAAAAGATACTGAAGCGTTTTTTGATAAAAATAATCGTACTACAGGTGTTTTGTATGCAGAACTTATGTATCGATTAGGTGACCTTCATTTTTATAATAATGAACTATCTATTGCATTACACTACTACAATAAGTATCAAAAGGTATCTCAAAAGATGTTGGGAGATCATAATATCTTAACCAATAATGCCAATTTTAAACTCGCTACAGTTTATAAAAGACAAAACTATTTTAATAATGCTATTCCTTTATTTGAAACGGTCATCAAAAAATATAATAAACATGATGATGATGTAAATAAATACGCTCAAGCTATCTTAAGCTTAGCGGATATTTATATTTGCCAAGGACATTACAATAAAGCAAAATCATTATTGGATTTAACTGATGATATTGAGTACAATAAAGCACAGGTTCAATATTATCATTTACGATTAAAAGGAAGTTTAGCGATGTATAAAGGAGACTTTATTAATGCTGAAAAATTTCTCTTAGAAATGATGGCCTTTGTAGAATTAAAAGCCAAACATTACTCCCCGCAGTATACAGAAGCGGTGATTTCATTAGTTGAATTAAGTATAATTCTAGGTAGGGTAAATACCGTCACAGATGTTGTTCGAAAAGAGTTGAACTATCTCGAAAAAGAAAATTTGACGCATACAATATATTATCAGAAGCTTCAATTGGCACATATAAGAATACAATTATCCTTGGGTAAATATGAAAAGCAGTACGGAGAATTAGAAACCATATATGATAATACAAGAAAAATCACTGGTAATAATCACTATAGCAACATTAAAAATTTCTTCCTTAAAGGAATCATTGCAGAGAAGAACAAGCAGTTCGATTTAGCCATCAACTTTTATGATTCGGCAGATCACATCTCTGAACAATTAGAAATAATACCTAAAGAGTATCATCGGTTACATATAATTAATGCTAGAGCATTGATCTATCTGAATGAAAACAATTATCTAAATGCATTAAAAGAATATCAACGATTAGAAAATGTTTTCTCAAAAAACTCTGTGTATTATCCTTCTATCCAAGCAAGGTTGGCTTATGTTCACTCGTTAAATGGGAATAATAAGTTGGCAGAAGATATCATCATTAAAGCAACCCAAAACAGACTCAATCAATTTGATCAAAAATTAAAGTTCACTTCTGAAGATGAAAAGATCAATTTCATCCATAATAACAAAGATGTTTTTATCTTTTTCAATAGCATTATGATGCATAATGAGGGAGTGCAATCGCAGAAAATGATCAATCAATGTTATAATATTCAGTTAAACTATAGGAAGTTTTTCCTTACTGAAGAAATTAAACGAAAAAACAGAATTCGATCTTTTGGCAACTACAGAACACAACTCCATTTTACGGACTATGCCTATGATCTTGCTGTAAAACGTTCTCAATTATCTGCGGCCAATTTTTTCACAAAACAGGAAAGAGATTCTTTACATTTTGATCCTTTTGAACAGGTACAACAGATCAATAATCTTGAAAAATCTATTGTATACGCAAGTGCAGATATCAAAGACTCTGTACAATATACGAAAGCGATCAAATGGGAATCAATAAAAAATAACCTTTCCGAAGGTGAGGTTGCAATTGAAATTATTAAACTAAAAAACATTGATTCAACTAAAGATTACTACGGTGCTCTTCTATTATCATCAGAAGCTAAAAACCCTAAGTTTGTTGTTCTAAACAATGCCGATTTATTAGAAAATGAAGGACTCAACTCCTTTTCTAATTCTATTTATGAAAATAGTCGATCGTTTAAATTGAAGATAAAAAATGCATCTTCGCCCCCATATGAGCACTTTTGGCTACCAATTAAAAATAAACTAAAGGAACTCAATTGGACGGCAGAGAAAATATACTTAAGTAATGACGGTATATTTAATACAATAAACATAAATGTATTAAAGAACCCAGAAACAGAAAAGTATGTAATTGAAGAAGATAACATAAGTATTGTTACTAGTACAGCCTCCATTAAAAAGACAAATACTGTCCATTTTAATCAAAAGAAAATTGTTTTGATGGGCAACCCAATTTTTAGTGATTTAAAAAGAGAACAATTATTAAATCAAAGAGGAAGCCATAATACCATTGATGAGGTAGGATATGACTTTCATTTACCTCAACTACCTGGTACTGAAAAAGAGGTGATTAGCTCATCAATAATCTTCAAAAAAGAAGGTTGGGATGTAACGTTACTCACTCAAGAAACTGCTTCAGAAAAACAATTAAAAAACTTAGGCTTCTCTCCTACAATACTACATATTGCCACTCATGGTTTTTATCTTGAAAAGCTAAGAAATCCTGTCTCGAATAATTCATTATTAAAATCTGGATTATTTTTTTCAGAGATATCCAAAAGAAAAAAGACGCCAATACAGCTCATCTTTGATCAAGGAAATGATGGTATCTTAACCGCATATGAAGTAAAAAACCTAGATCTTCATAATACAGAACTATTAGTGCTTTCAGCTTGTCAAACAGGGCTTTCAGACCTCTCTGAAGGAGATGGCATTTCGGGGTTACAATATGCTTTTAGTATCGCCGGGGTAAAATCTATAATCATGAGTTTATGGAGTGTAGACGATGAGGCTACCCAACAATTGATGAAGTCTTTTTATGAAGAATGGTTTAAAACAAAAGATAAGACCAAAGCTTTCCAAAATGCCCAAATTCTATTGAAAAAGAAATTTCCTGAACCCTACTACTGGGGAGCGTTTGTGATGGTAAATTAA